taaaacataattttacacGTTAGTGCAAATTTACTTGGAGCTGGTGTACTTGGTGACAGCCTTGGTTCCTTCAGAGACGGCGTGCTTGGCCAACTCTCCCGGAAGCAGCAGACGGACGGCAGTCTGGATTTCGCGGGATGTGATGGTCGAGCGCTTGTTGTAGTGAGCCAGCCGAGAGGATTCAGCAGCGATACGTTCGAAGATATCGTTTACGAAGCTGTTCATGATGCTCATGGCCTTGGACGAGATTCCAGTGTCAGGGTGGACTTGCTTCAACACTTTGAAGATGTAGATAGCATAGGATTCCTTCCTGCGGACCTTCCTCTTCTTCTTGTCTCCCTTGGCGATGTTCTTCTGGGCTTTGCCGGACTTCTTGGCGGCCTTTCCGCTGGTTTTCGGTGCCATTGTAGTAGAGTTGTTTGGGTTAGATTCGAAACGAAACTGATGATTTCGGCTTGGGTTGCAGCTGCTTTTAAGCAGGCAAAACTCATGCGAAACGGGTTTTCCAATCTTCGAGTCTGCCTGtatcccctacatttttctcaATTCTTTGCTTCATTTTACGCTGCTTCAAGGGTAGATTTTTCCCTCGTTTGCTTTATGACTCATGCGTATACCTGCATGCGCTCAGGGTTGCCAAGAGTATATAAGCATCGACCCTCTTTCCATTTTCAACATTCTACATCCGTCGTTTCGTTTTTGTAAAGCTACTCTAAACTCAACTCATCAAAATGTCTGGCCGCGGCAAAGGAGGAAAAGTCAAGGGAAAGGCAAAGTCCCGATCATCTCGTGCTGGACTTCAGTTCCCAGTTGGTCGTATCCATCGTCTGCTCCGCAAGGGCAACTACGCCGAACGTGTCGGAGCTGGAGCTCCCGTCTATCTGGCCGCTGTCATGGAATATCTGGCAGCTGAAGTGCTGGAATTGGCAGGAAACGCCGCTCGTGACAACAAGAAGACCCGTATCATCCCGCGTCATCTTCAGCTGGCCATCCGCAATGACGAGGAGTTGAACAAACTGCTCTCGGGCGTCACCATCGCTCAGGGAGGTGTTTTGCCCAACATCCAAGCCGTTCTGCTGCCCAAGAAGACCGAAAAGAAGGCTTAAGCTTGTTTCATCTCTACTTACAACCAAACCGACCAGGACGACAAATACATTCTCTAAGAGTTGATTGAGGCTATTAAGTGTCTTAGGGTTTTACAATGTGAAGAATTGTGCTTTTATTGATGCAATGGCATTGCGGCAAATTATGTGATTCAAAATAGAATTGTTAGCCAGAATAGAAAGTATTGATTGATAGAAAGATCAGAGCTAGAGCGCTTTGTGCAATGCTTTTGCTTTATGGACAGTTTCAATAACTACATGTGTGAAGAATGTAATTTGAAAATAGTCATTTCCATTCTGTTACTTGAATCAAATGACCCTCGTgatttccctgatgaacaatttgtttttcgtcatgaacattctactacacatcgaCTTTTGAGTGTAGCTATAtgatgattaacgctagcaaatctgaaagTTATTCAACTTTTGTTGCTTTTATAGATATTGAAAGGCCTTTGACATTGTtcggcacaaaggtttagtagcaaCTAGCTCGTTTAGATTTTCCTGTACATCTCAccaacattattcaaaattacttgactagccgaactttgcatgTGAGctattcatgctctgaaagaaCACCCATTTGAGCTGGTgaccctcagggcagtatacttgggccaattttttacagtatttttacttctgatcttcctgatggaaatggtagaagattatttgctgatgacactttgcttccagccaaagttcaaaatttacgaGTGGTTTACAGTTTGcaactaaatttaaataactttttgaattacttgaatatttggaaaatttctcctaacgcttctaactcaatttattttatttccccataagccaagagctgaatttttaaaaccttatgATAATCATCCCATAACTTTGAATGGCGTTTTATAataatggtctgatcacgtgaagtacttgaaACTCACACTTTGGTGATTCTGTTTCCCCGATCAGATGTTCGTGAGTTATCTAAGTGTGGCCATTCCTCAAGCGAGTAAGGACTTTCTCTTACTTCTTGTGTTTCTCGTCGTTCCATTTTCCGTTGTCAGTTTAACTTCTTTCAGTTCTATATTCTGCTGCTTCCGCCAGTTTTGATCATGTTGCAGCTTCAATTCCTTTCTCAACCATTTTAGCGCGTCCGCTTTAGGTATTTTTGTTATGTGTATCTCTTCATTTCTGCCCAAGCTCGCAAGTCGATCCGCCTCTTCATTTCCGGAAATACCCACGTGACTTGGAATCCAGACCATCGTAACGTTCTTCAGGATTTTGCTGTGTAGTATGTTTTGAATGATTGGATGTTTGATTCCGGATTCCAAGGCCGTTACAACGCTGGCTGAGTCGGTATCCAAACAGTGGGAGTATTTGCTTGTTCGATTGCTTTGTCAATAGCTATAGCTTCTGCCAAAATTCTGACAGTGAATCTTACAAACCGTTTCTGAACTGCTTCCAGTTAACTTATATGAACATAGTACATTGGCCCGGATACTTTGCTTGCAAAATCAAACCTCGATCGTACAGGCTCTGCTGGTGTGTGGATCGTCCAAAACTTCTTTCGCCGAATGATTTGtagccctgaaaagggccgttggGTTGTTTTGAGTTTGAGGCAGGTATAATTTAACCTCCGAAACCGTACAGAGTGCGTCCCTGGCGTTTCAAGGCATAGACGACGTCCATGGCAGTGACGGTCTTCCGCTTGGCGTGTTCAGTATAGGTAACAGCGTCACGGATCACGTTTTCCAGGAACACCTTCAGAACACCACGAGTTTCCTCGTAGATCAAACCGGAGATACGCTTGACTCCTCCACGACGAGCCAGACGACGGATAGCGGGCTTGGTGATTCCCTGGATGTTATCACGCAAAACCTTGCGATGACGCTTGGCGCCACCCTTTCCTAGACCTTTTCCTCCCTTGCCTCGGCCAGtcattgttga
This sequence is a window from Uranotaenia lowii strain MFRU-FL chromosome 3, ASM2978415v1, whole genome shotgun sequence. Protein-coding genes within it:
- the LOC129754180 gene encoding histone H2B produces the protein MAPKTSGKAAKKSGKAQKNIAKGDKKKRKVRRKESYAIYIFKVLKQVHPDTGISSKAMSIMNSFVNDIFERIAAESSRLAHYNKRSTITSREIQTAVRLLLPGELAKHAVSEGTKAVTKYTSSK
- the LOC129754173 gene encoding histone H2A, whose translation is MSGRGKGGKVKGKAKSRSSRAGLQFPVGRIHRLLRKGNYAERVGAGAPVYLAAVMEYLAAEVLELAGNAARDNKKTRIIPRHLQLAIRNDEELNKLLSGVTIAQGGVLPNIQAVLLPKKTEKKA